One Chryseobacterium wanjuense genomic region harbors:
- a CDS encoding DUF3857 domain-containing protein: protein MMKILCFGALSIASLYYAQSFPVSAIPENLKKNADAVLRKDFTTIQINKIDDIKYQFYTVTTVLNKDGDSDALIYIPYEKGNSISDIKVNIYDESGKKIKSYSKSDFGDFANNNQGTFYSDNRVMALSYTPTQYPYTVEFSYAMGDENTVFLPDFVPFSSTNVSLEEAQMKIVNKSGIELKTKIYPSKYNYTSVAESDNGAEKTYIYKNVPAIDDAFLLPQPVKILPKASFALTKFNLEGKQGSMTNWGDFGSWYYNSILQPVSVSTPAIKAEVASLNLQGTTEEKVKKLYQYMQAKTRYIFVALGIGGWQPMLPDEVQKKGYGDCKGLTNYMKTLLDEAGIPSYYSVINSGNSPVSFDKDFPKMGGNHVILMVPTEKGNIWLENTSQQVAFNHLSYSTTDRNVLSIRKNGIELIDTPTYPAEQNKEKQILKIKLNEDNSILGEGNFSYTGSQYDNSMALINMSPKERNEAMKSFLDVLHFEKVEMKNFLNDKDNAITKYDLDFKANNYSKNAGSSMIFRAVPIYSDNVYKTEENRELPFELRQSFEDEYEINFTIPKNYKVEELPENVTINSEFGTYKLSFAKNGEEVKVNRAIRINKGLYPKEKYNDYINFRKKTINIDNSKILISKI from the coding sequence ATGATGAAAATACTTTGTTTTGGAGCACTTTCGATAGCTTCGTTGTATTATGCACAGAGTTTTCCGGTTTCTGCGATCCCTGAAAACTTGAAAAAAAATGCTGATGCGGTTCTCAGAAAAGATTTTACGACAATTCAGATCAATAAAATCGATGATATAAAATATCAGTTTTATACCGTAACTACGGTTTTAAATAAAGACGGAGATTCTGACGCGCTTATCTATATTCCTTACGAAAAAGGGAATAGCATTTCAGATATTAAGGTCAATATCTATGATGAATCAGGCAAAAAAATAAAATCATATTCGAAATCCGATTTCGGGGATTTTGCAAACAATAATCAGGGAACTTTTTATTCGGATAATAGGGTGATGGCTTTGTCTTATACTCCGACACAATATCCTTATACTGTCGAGTTTTCGTATGCAATGGGTGATGAAAATACGGTTTTCCTGCCGGATTTTGTGCCCTTTTCATCTACCAATGTTTCACTGGAAGAAGCGCAGATGAAAATCGTCAACAAATCAGGAATCGAACTTAAAACTAAAATCTATCCTTCAAAATACAATTATACTTCCGTTGCAGAAAGTGATAACGGAGCAGAAAAAACATACATATATAAGAATGTTCCTGCGATCGATGATGCTTTTTTATTGCCACAGCCTGTAAAAATTTTACCGAAAGCAAGTTTTGCCTTAACGAAATTCAATCTGGAAGGCAAGCAGGGAAGCATGACCAACTGGGGCGACTTTGGAAGCTGGTATTACAACAGTATTTTGCAGCCGGTTTCAGTGTCTACCCCCGCAATTAAAGCGGAGGTTGCAAGTCTCAATTTGCAGGGAACAACCGAGGAAAAGGTCAAAAAACTGTATCAGTATATGCAGGCGAAGACAAGATATATTTTTGTTGCATTGGGAATTGGCGGTTGGCAGCCGATGCTTCCGGATGAGGTTCAGAAAAAGGGGTATGGTGATTGTAAGGGATTGACCAATTACATGAAAACGCTATTGGATGAAGCGGGAATTCCTTCATATTATTCGGTGATCAATTCCGGGAATTCACCGGTTTCGTTTGACAAAGATTTTCCTAAAATGGGAGGAAATCACGTTATTTTGATGGTTCCGACCGAGAAAGGAAATATCTGGCTGGAAAATACTTCGCAACAGGTGGCTTTTAATCATTTAAGTTACAGTACGACAGACAGAAATGTACTTTCCATAAGAAAAAACGGGATTGAACTGATTGATACTCCGACATATCCTGCCGAACAAAACAAGGAAAAACAGATACTTAAAATTAAGCTTAACGAAGACAACAGTATTCTGGGCGAAGGCAATTTCTCGTATACAGGAAGCCAGTATGACAACAGCATGGCGCTCATCAATATGTCGCCAAAAGAAAGAAATGAAGCGATGAAAAGCTTTCTGGATGTGTTGCATTTTGAAAAAGTGGAAATGAAAAATTTCCTGAATGATAAGGACAATGCCATCACAAAATACGATCTTGATTTTAAAGCAAATAATTATTCTAAAAATGCAGGAAGTAGTATGATTTTCAGGGCAGTTCCGATTTATTCGGATAATGTTTATAAAACAGAGGAAAACAGAGAATTACCGTTTGAATTGAGACAGTCTTTTGAAGATGAATATGAGATTAATTTTACGATTCCTAAAAATTATAAAGTTGAAGAACTTCCGGAAAATGTTACCATTAATTCTGAATTTGGAACGTATAAATTAAGTTTTGCAAAAAATGGGGAAGAAGTAAAGGTAAACAGAGCTATCAGAATCAACAAAGGTCTTTATCCAAAAGAAAAATACAACGATTATATTAATTTCAGAAAGAAAACAATAAACATCGACAACTCAAAAATTTTAATTTCTAAAATCTAA